A genomic region of Magnolia sinica isolate HGM2019 chromosome 6, MsV1, whole genome shotgun sequence contains the following coding sequences:
- the LOC131249119 gene encoding protein SAR DEFICIENT 4 — translation MDVEESIRENSNTDVRNPIFLDRGDVAALLSFPSLINHLQFSLPLVSTSIQSPLRQNFPINPCSSLLLMPSWSTSPSLPFIGVKIVTSFPQNSARNLPGINASYVLFDSSTGQTLSMMDGTEITLWRTACVSALAAKYLVRQDAEVLVMIGAGSLASYLISAHLAAIPSLKKVVVWNRTAKKAQDLAKEMEEGESGSVSFQHGECLDEVVAMADVVSCATRSEIPLVRGKLLKAGAHLDLVGSFNHSMRECDDEAIGRGRVFVDNEAALVESGELVGAFDRGVISRGDIGGTLLDLIKGDKVGRSSSDEVTVFKSVGSAVVDILTAQLVYETRLIEV, via the coding sequence ATGGATGTAGAAGAATCAATTCGTGAGAATTCAAACACAGATGTTAGAAATCCCATATTCTTGGACAGAGGTGACGTTGCTGCGCTCCTCTCTTTCCCTTCTCTCATCAATCACCTTCAGTTTTCTCTCCCATTGGTTTCCACCTCGATACAATCACCACTTCGGCAGAATTTCCCCATCAACCCATGTTCGTCTCTTCTTTTAATGCCATCTTGGTCCACCTCTCCTTCACTTCCATTTATCGGAGTCAAGATCGTAACCTCTTTCCCCCAGAACTCGGCCCGCAACTTACCGGGCATCAATGCATCATACGTTCTTTTCGATTCATCCACAGGACAGACTCTTTCCATGATGGACGGAACGGAAATAACCCTTTGGAGGACAGCTTGTGTATCTGCCCTTGCCGCTAAATATCTAGTTAGACAAGATGCGGAAGTTCTTGTGATGATTGGGGCAGGTTCATTGGCTTCTTATCTTATATCAGCTCATTTGGCGGCAATTCCTAGCTTGAAGAAGGTGGTCGTTTGGAATCGGACGGCCAAGAAGGCTCAGGATTTGGCAAAGGAGATGGAAGAAGGTGAATCAGGCAGTGTTAGTTTTCAGCATGGTGAATGTTTGGACGAGGTTGTTGCGATGGCAGATGTTGTGAGTTGCGCTACGAGATCAGAGATTCCGCTCGTTAGGGGGAAGCTGTTGAAGGCAGGTGCCCATTTGGATTTGGTGGGGTCTTTTAACCATTCGATGAGGGAATGCGATGATGAGGCTATTGGGAGGGGGAGGGTTTTTGTCGACAATGAGGCCGCATTGGTGGAATCAGGGGAATTGGTGGGTGCTTTTGATAGGGGAGTGATCTCACGTGGGGATATTGGTGGGACTTTGTTGGATTTGATCAAGGGAGACAAGGTTGGAAGAAGTAGCTCTGATGAGGTTACAGTTTTCAAGTCCGTTGGTTCAGCTGTTGTCGACATTCTCACCGCCCAGTTGGTATATGAGACTCGTCTGATAGAGGTTTGA